In Silene latifolia isolate original U9 population chromosome X, ASM4854445v1, whole genome shotgun sequence, the following proteins share a genomic window:
- the LOC141618559 gene encoding uncharacterized protein LOC141618559, translating into MKEILTRKRSFNKAEKVAFTQKCIAVMQANSPPKLKHLGSFSIPSHIGHLAISKALCELVADDVLVRVGKFFIPVDFVVLDMVEDTQIPIILGRPFFHTPGAVIDVRKGRLALGVGDDTIIFNLEKALKHPMIEETCHSIDVVDMNIDECLALCLNKDHLEIALLSDSAAETGS; encoded by the exons ATGAAAGAGATATTGACAAGGAAGAGGTCCTTTAATAAAGCAGAGAAGGTTGCATTTACTCAAAAGTGCATCGCTGTTATGCAAGCCAACTCACCACCTAAGCTAAAGCAtctagggagtttttctattccttctCATATCggtcatcttgctattagtaaagctctttgtgaatTAGTAGCTGAT GATGTTCTAGTCAGAGTAGGGAAATTtttcattccagttgactttgttgttttagaTATGGTTGAGGACACCCAAATTCCTATCATCTTGGGTAGACCATTCTTTCACACAccgggggcggttatagatgttaggaaaGGGAGACTGGCATTAGGTGTAGGGGATGATACAATTATTTTTAACTTGGAAAAGGCTTTGAAACaccccatgatagaagaaacCTGTCATAGTATTGATGTTGTTGATATGAatattgatgagtgtcttgctTTGTGCTTAAATAAGGATCATCTGGAGATTGCCCTATTATCTGATTCAGCTGCTGAGACGGGTTCATAG